In Oscillospiraceae bacterium, the sequence ATTACAGAATTGAGAAACGAGACGCATTCAAGGTGATATGCAAAAAGAAGCAAGTCAACAAGCCGCAGGGAGATACCGCCACTGCTGACATTTCGGCATTCTGGAAAGAATGCGGGCAGAACGGAACCATGCAAAAACTCTGTAAATACGGTAAGTTTGACAATTTGAAAGGTGTTCTTGGCATATGCTTCTCAGGAGAGATGGCGGATTCAGGCTTTCCATACGGAATCGGGACGGAGTATAACGGCACATCAATAACGGACAAGGATCTTGATATTGTAGAAATTCCTGCGTATACCTATGCTGTTTTTACGTGTCGTGGAAAGATGCCGGACGCATTTAAGGATACCTACAAGAAGATTTGTACCGAATTTTTCCCGCAAAGCAGTACCTATGAATATGGCAGCGGTATCGAGCTTGAGGTTTATCCATCGGATAATGTACAAGACCCGGACTACACCTGCGAGATATGGATCGCGGTCAATGAGAAAAAGTTATAAGGAACAGATTAAATAACCAAGCGGCGGAGAGATGAAATACTCTCCGCCGCTTTTACGCATGCTAACACCGCCTTTATGTTATTATATAGTGAAAAATCCGAAGGCATATTGTGGAGTGATATCCTGTAAGTAGAGTCGACAGACACCCAAAAAACTGATAAAATAAAAGTCAGAAGAAAGGTGTCAGAAGATGAAGAAGTATAGCAAAGAATTTAGGGAAGAGGCCTTGAAATTGTCAGATGGAATCGGCGTAAA encodes:
- a CDS encoding AraC family transcriptional regulator gives rise to the protein MDWITGIQRALDYTELHLMDKIDFETVAKQAYSSSFHFQRMFGMLCGYSLGDYIRMRRMALAAEELMQTDRKIIDIALRYCYDTPESFTRAFTRFHGITPKEARQGGNVKSFSRLAVKLILSGGSIMDYRIEKRDAFKVICKKKQVNKPQGDTATADISAFWKECGQNGTMQKLCKYGKFDNLKGVLGICFSGEMADSGFPYGIGTEYNGTSITDKDLDIVEIPAYTYAVFTCRGKMPDAFKDTYKKICTEFFPQSSTYEYGSGIELEVYPSDNVQDPDYTCEIWIAVNEKKL